A genomic segment from Malus domestica chromosome 05, GDT2T_hap1 encodes:
- the LOC114824786 gene encoding syntaxin-112-like, with protein sequence MNDLMTKSFLSYVDLKKQAMKDLESQPDLEMGKLDAADEQNLAGFFEQVNAMKADMEEITNLLVDLQDLNEETKSTHSAKVLRGLRDRINADMVTILRKAKSIKASLESLDRCNVANRSVSAAYKEGSPVDRMRISVTNGLRIKLREIMNDFQILREQIVKEHKDGLKRRYFSATGEEASDEVIDKMISTNGQVKTFEGKAELVMENQERHEVLKDIQRSLTELHQVFLDMAVLVEKQGEQLDDIEQNVAGAGAYINDGTNALSDAKKMKKRRGKWVCWIGAIVLFMLLVCLVSIFA encoded by the coding sequence ATGAATGATCTAATGACCAAGTCATTCCTCAGTTACGTGGATCTCAAGAAGCAGGCTATGAAAGATCTCGAGTCCCAACCTGACCTTGAAATGGGGAAACTTGACGCCGCTGACGAACAGAACCTCGCCGGATTTTTCGAACAAGTGAACGCAATGAAGGCTGACATGGAAGAGATCACAAACCTCCTTGTTGATCTTCAGGACCTGAATGAAGAAACCAAGTCCACTCACAGTGCTAAAGTGCTCAGAGGGTTGAGAGACAGAATCAATGCTGATATGGTTACTATTCTGAGGAAAGCGAAAAGCATCAAAGCGAGTTTGGAGTCGCTTGATCGTTGTAACGTGGCTAATCGAAGTGTGTCTGCGGCCTACAAGGAAGGAAGCCCTGTTGATCGAATGAGGATTTCGGTGACGAATGGTTTGAGAATTAAGCTGAGAGAGATTATGAATGATTTTCAGATCTTGAGAGAACAGATTGTTAAGGAGCACAAAGACGGTCTCAAGAGGAGGTATTTCAGTGCCACTGGGGAGGAAGCGAGTGATGAAGTGATTGATAAGATGATTTCGACAAATGGGCAGGTCAAAACTTTCGAAGGAAAGGCGGAGCTGGTGATGGAGAATCAGGAAAGGCATGAGGTCTTGAAGGACATACAGAGAAGCTTGACGGAGCTCCATCAAGTGTTCCTTGACATGGCTGTGTTGGTTGAAAAGCAAGGCGAACAGTTGGATGACATCGAACAGAATGTGGCTGGTGCTGGGGCTTATATTAATGATGGAACTAATGCGCTTTCTGATGCtaagaagatgaaaaagagaagaGGAAAATGGGTTTGTTGGATTGGCGCTATTGTGTTGTTTATGTTGCTTGTGTGTCTGGTTTCCATCTTTGCTTAA